A window of the Vicugna pacos chromosome 32, VicPac4, whole genome shotgun sequence genome harbors these coding sequences:
- the POLE gene encoding DNA polymerase epsilon catalytic subunit A isoform X3 has translation MVLRNTGRRRAEPGADGEASRDDGPSSSVSALKRLERSQWTDKMDMRFGFERLKEPGEKTGWLINMHPTEILDEDKRLVSAVDYYFIQDDGSRFKVALPYKPYFYVATRRGCEREVSSFLSKKFQGKIAKVETVPKEDLDLPNHLVGLKRNYIKLSFNTVEDLVKVRKEISPAVKKNREQSHASDAYTAMLSSVLQGGSVITDEEEASKKIADQSDNIVDMREYDVPYHIRLSIDLKIHVAHWYNVRYRGNAFPVEITRRDDLVERPDPVVLAFDIETTKLPLKFPDAETDQIMMISYMIDGQGYLITNREIVSEDIEDFEFTPKPEYEGPFCVFNEPDEVHLLQRWFEHVQETKPTIVVTYNGDFFDWPFVEARAAVNGLSMYQEIGFQKDSQGEYKAPQCIHMDCLRWVKRDSYLPVGSHNLKAAAKAKLGYDPVELDPEDMCRMATEQPQTLATYSVSDAVATYYLYMKYVHPFIFALCTIIPMEPDEVLRKGSGTLCEALLMVQAFHANIIFPNKQEQEFNKLTDDGHVLDAETYVGGHVEALESGVFRSDIPCRFRMNPAAFDFLLQRVEKTMRHAIEEEEKVPMEQVTNFQEVCDQIKTKLSSLKDVPNRIECPLIYHLDVGAMYPNIILTNRLQPSAMVDEATCAACDFNKPGANCQRKMAWQWRGEFMPASRSEYHRIQHQLESEKFPPLTPEGPARAFHELSREEQAKYEKRRLADYCRKAYKKIHVTKVEERLTTICQRENSFYVDTVRAFRDRRYEFKGLHKVWKKKLSAAVEAGDAAEVKRCRNMEVLYDSLQLAHKCILNSFYGYVMRKGARWYSMEMAGIVCFTGANIITQARELIEQIGRPLELDTDGIWCVLPNSFPENFVIKTTSVKKPKVTISYPGAMLNIMVKEGFTNDQYQELAEPSSLTYVTRSENSIFFEVDGPYLAMILPASKEEGKKLKKRYAVFNEDGSLAELKGFEVKRRGELQLIKIFQSSVFEAFLKGSTLEEVYSSVAKVADYWLDVLYSKAANMPDSELFELISENRSMSRKLEDYGEQKSTSISTAKRLAEFLGDQMVKDAGLSCRYIISRKPEGSPVTERAIPLAIFQAEPTVRKHFLRKWLKSSSLQDFDIRTILDWDYYIERLGSAIQKIITIPAALQQVKNPVPRVKHPDWLHKKLLEKNDVCKQKKISELFVLEGKRQVGVAQASGGAQSLAAPDMEDFGLVKPLPSAVPVATKRKRILWESQEESQDLELTMPWQEILGQPPALGSTQEEWLVWLRFHKKKWQLQARQRLAHKRRRRLEAAEGAPRPGAIREGPSAGLGGFFRRTARSILDLPWQIVQISETSQPGLFRLWAVISSDLYCIKLNIPRVFYVNQRVAKTEAGPSYRKVNRVLPRSNTVYNLYEYLVPEDMYQEHINEINTELAAPDIEGVYETQVPLLFRALVQLGCVCVVNKQLVRHLSGWEAETFSLEHLEMRSLAQFSYLEPGSIRHIYLYHHAQGHKALFGVFVPSQRKASVFVLDTVRSNQMPNLSTLYSVEHSLLLEKVGPELLPPSKHTFEVRAETDLKVICRAIQRFLLAYKEERRGPTLIAVQSNWELKRLAGEVPVLEEFPLVPVRVADKISYGVLDWQRYGARRMIRHYLNLDTCLSQAFEMSRYFHVPVGNLPEDISTFGSDLFFARHLQRHNHLLWLSPTLRPDLGGKEADDNRLVMEFDDQAAMEINSSGCYSTVCVELDIQNLAVNTILQSHHVNDMEGADSVGVSFDVIQQASLEDMITGNQAASAPASYDETALCSSTFRILKSMVVGWVKEITQYRNIYADNQVMHFYRWLRSPSSLLHDPALHRTLHSMMKKLFLQLIAEFKRLGSSVVYANFNRIILCTKKRIHSKEIFHSLTISFSRCWEFLLWMDPSNYGGIKGNVPSSIHCGQRDSPKEGRAEEEGEPEEEEEEQEQEEEGTQELDVEDLLENNWNILQFLPQAASCQSYFLMIVSAYIVAVYHSMKEELRRSTPGSTPVRRRGASQLSQEAQAGAGALPGMITFSQDYVANELTQNFFTITQKIKKKVTGSRNLTELSEMFPVLPGSHLRLNNPALEFIKYVCKVLSLDTNITNQVNKLNRDLLRLVDVGEFSEEAQFQDPCRSYVLPEVICRSCNFCRDLDLCKDPSFSQDGAVLPQWLCSNCQVPYDSSVIEMALVEALHKKLMAFTLQDLICLKCRGVKETNMAVYCSCAGGFSLTIHTKVFMEQIGIFRNIAQHYGMSYLMETLEWLLQQNPELGH, from the exons ggaCGATGGCCCCTCTTCCTCAGTCTCAGCACTCAAGCGCCTGGAGCGCAGTCAGTGGACGGATAAGATGGACATGCGGTTTGGTTTTGAGAGACTCAAAGAGCCTGGTGAGAAGACAGGCTGGCTGATCAACATGCACCCT ACTGAGATTTTAGATGAAGATAAGCGCTTAGTTAGCGCGGTGGATTACTACTTTATTCAAGATGATGGGAGCAGGTTTAAG GTGGCCTTGCCCTACAAGCCATATTTCTACGTTGCAACCAGAAGG GGTTGCGAGCGAGAAGTTTCATCTTTTCTCTCCAAGAAGTTTCAGGGTAAAATTGCGAAAGTAGAGACTGTCCCCAAAGAGGATCTGGACCTG CCAAATCACTTGGTGGGTTTGAAGCGAAATTACATTAAGCTGTCCTTCAACACTGTGGAGGACCTTGTCAAAGTGAGGAAGGAGATCTCCCCTGCTGTGAAGAAAAACCGGGAGCAGAGCCATGCCAGCGATGCATACACGGCTATGCTCTCCAG TGTTCTACAAGGGGGCAGCGTGATTACTGATGAAGAGGAAGCCTCTAAGAAGATTGCTGACCAGTCAGACAACATTGTAGACATGCGAGAGTACGACGTGCCCTACCACATCCGCCTCTCCATCGACCTGAAGATCCACGTG GCTCACTGGTACAATGTCAGATACCGAGGAAATGCCTTTCCTGTGGAAATTACCCGCCGAGATGACCTCGTTGAACGACCT GACCCTGTGGTTTTAGCATTTGACATTGAGACGACCAAATTGCCCCTCAAGTTTCCCGACGCTGAGACTGACCAGATTATGATGATTTCCTATATGATTGATGGTCAG GGCTACCTCATCACCAACAGGGAGATCGTCTCAGAAGACATAGAGGATTTCGAGTTCACCCCCAAGCCAGAATACGAAGGGCCCTTCTGTGTCTTCAATGAGCCTGATGAG GTTCATCTACTCCAGAGATGGTTCGAACATGTCCAGGAGACCAAACCCACCATCGTGGTCACCTATAATGGGGACTTCTTTGACTG GCCATTTGTGGAGGCCAGAGCAGCAGTCAACGGACTGAGCATGTACCAGGAGATAGGGTTCCAGAAGGACAGCCAGGGGGAGTACAAGGCACCCCAGTGCATCCACATGGACTGTCTCAG GTGGGTGAAAAGGGACAGTTACCTTCCTGTGGGCAGCCACAACCTCAAGGCAGCTGCCAAAGCAAAGCTGGGCTATGACCCTGTGGAACTGGACCCCGAAGACATGTGTAGGATGGCCACCGAGCAGCCCCAG ACGCTGGCCACTTACTCTGTGTCGGACGCGGTGGCCACGTACTACCTGTACATGAAGTACGTCCACCCCTTTATATTTGCCCTCTGCACCATCATCCCCATGGAGCCTGATGAG GTGTTGCGGAAGGGCTCTGGAACGCTGTGTGAGGCCCTGCTGATGGTGCAGGCCTTCCACGCCAACATCATCTTCCCCAACAAGCAGGAGCAGGAGTTCAACAAACTGACAGATGATGGCCACGTGCTGGATGCGGAGACCTACGTGGGGGGCCACGTGGAGGCCCTGGAGTCGGGCGTGTTCCGCAGTGACATCCCCTGCCGGTTCCGGATG AATCCTGCCGCGTTTGACTTCTTGCTGCAGCGGGTGGAGAAGACCATGCGTCATGCCattgaggaagaggagaaggtgcCCATGGAGCAGGTCACCAACTTCCAAGAG GTGTGTGACCAGATTAAGACCAAGCTCAGTTCCCTGAAAGATGTCCCTAACCGGATTGAGTGTCCTCTTATCTACCACCTGGACGTGGGGGCCATGTACCCCAACATCATCTTGACGAACCGCCTGCAG CCCTCTGCCATGGTGGACGAGGCTACCTGTGCTGCCTGTGACTTCAACAAGCCTGGAGCAAACTGCCAGAGGAAGATGGCCTGGCAGTGGAGGGGCGAGTTCA TGCCAGCCAGTCGCAGTGAGTATCATCGGATCCAGCACCAGCTGGAGTCAGAGAAGTTCCCTCCTTTGACCCCGGAGGGCCCCGCTCGGGCCTTTCACGAGCTGTCCCGTGAGGAGCAGGCCAAGTACGAGAAGAGGAGGCTGGCAG ATTACTGCCGGAAGGCGTACAAGAAGATCCATGTGACCAAGGTGGAGGAGCGTCTCACCACCATCTGCCAGCGGGAGAACTCTTTCTATGTGGACACAGTGCGCGCTTTCCGGGACAGGCGCTATGAGTTCAAAGGTCTCCACAAG GTGTGGAAAAAGAAGCTCTCCGCAGCCGTGGAGGCGGGGGACGCAGCTGAGGTGAAGCGCTGCAGGAACATGGAGGTCCTGTACGACTCCCTGCAGCTGGCacacaagtgcatcctcaactcCTTCTACGGCTACGTCATGCGCAAGGG GGCCCGCTGGTACTCCATGGAGATGGCCGGCATCGTCTGCTTCACGGGGGCCAACATTATCACGCAGGCACGGGAGTTGATTGAGCAGATTGG gAGGCCCTTAGAGCTGGACACAGATGGAATATGGTGCGTCCTGCCCAACAGCTTCCCCGAAAACTTTGTCATCAAGACAACCAGTGTGAAAAAGCCCAAGGTGACCATCTCCTACCCTGGGGCTATGTTAAACATCATGGTCAAG GAAGGCTTCACCAATGATCAGTACCAGGAGCTGGCTGAGCCCTCCTCACTCACCTATGTCACCCGCTCAGAGAACAGCATCTTTTTTGAGGTTGACGGACCCTACCTTGCCATGATCCTTCCAGCCTccaaggaagaaggcaagaagcTGAAGAAGAG GTACGCCGTGTTCAATGAGGATGGCTCCCTGGCTGAGCTCAAGGGCTTCGAAGTTAAACGCCGCGGGGAGCTGCAGCTGATTAAGATCTTCCAGTCCTCGGTGTTCGAGGCCTTCCTCAAGGGCAGCACCCTGGAAGAAGTGTACAGCTCTGTGGCCAAGGTGGCTGATTACTGGCTGGACGTGCTGTACAGCAAG GCAGCTAACATGCCTGATTCGGAGCTGTTTGAGCTGATCTCTGAGAACCGCTCCATGTCTCGGAAGCTGGAAGATTACGGGGAGCAGAAGTCCACGTCCATCAGCACAGCCAAGCGCCTGGCCGAGTTCCTGGGAGACCAGATGGTGAAGGATGCTGGGCTGAGCTGCCGCTACATCATCTCCCGGAAGCCTGAGGGGTCTCCAGTCACAGAGAG GGCTATTCCACTCGCCATTTTCCAGGCCGAGCCCACAGTGAGGAAGCACTTTCTCCGGAAATGGCTGAAGAGTTCTTCCCTTCAAGACTTTGATATTCGTACA ATTCTGGATTGGGACTACTACATTGAGCGGCTGGGAAGTGCCATACAGAAGATCATCACAATCCCCGCAGCCCTGCAGCAG GTGAAGAACCCAGTACCGCGCGTCAAACACCCCGACTGGCTGCACAAAAAACTGCTGGAGAAGAATGATGTCTGCAAGCAGAAGAAGATCAGTGAGCTTTTCGTCCTTGAGGGCAAGAGACAG GTGGGAGTGGCACAAGCCTCGGGTGGTGCCCAGAGCCTTGCTGCTCCTGACATGGAGGACTTTGGCCTCGTGAAGCCGCTCCCCTCAGCAGTCCCTGTTGCTACTAAGAGGAAGCGCATCCTCTGGGAGAGCCAGGAGGAGTCGCAGGACCTGGAACTGACGATGCCTTGGCAGGAGATCTTGGGGCAGCCTCCGGCGCTCGGGAGCACCCAG GAAGAGTGGCTGGTGTGGCTCCGGTTCCACAAGAAGAAGTGGCAGCTGCAGGCTCGACAGCGCCTGGCTCACAAGAGGAGGCGGAGGCTGGAGGCGGCAGAGGGCGCACCGAGGCCTGGGGCCATCCGTGAGGGGCCCTCCGCAGGGCTGGGGGGCTTCTTTCGAAGAACTGCTCGCAGCATTCTTGACCTTCCGTGGCAGATTGTGCAG ATCAGCGAGACCAGCCAGCCTGGCTTGTTCAGGCTGTGGGCTGTCATCAGCAGTGACCTGTATTGCATCAAACTGAACATCCCCCGGGTGTTCTACGTGAACCAGCGTGTGGCCAAAACGGAGGCAGGCCCTTCCTATCGAAAG GTGAATCGAGTTCTTCCTCGCTCCAACACGGTCTACAATCTCTATGAGTACTTGGTGCCAGAGGACATGTACCAGGAACACATCAATGAGATCAACACTGAGCTGGCAGCACCAGACATCGAGGGCGTGTATGAGACTCAG GTTCCGTTATTGTTCCGGGCCCTGGTGCagctgggctgtgtgtgtgtggtcaacAAGCAGCTGGTGAGGCACCTTTCAGGCTGGGAAGCGGAAACCTTCTCTCTTGAGCACCTGGAGATGCGCTCTCTGGCGCAGTTCAGCTACCTGGAGCCAG GGAGCATCCGCCACATCTACCTGTATCATCACGCACAGGGCCACAAAGCTCTCTTCGGCGTCTTCGTGCCCTCACAGCGCAAGGCATCTGTGTTTGTGTTGGACACT GTACGAAGCAACCAGATGCCCAATCTCAGCACCTTGTACTCAGTGGAGCACAGCCTCCTGCTGGAGAAAGTGGGCCCTGAGCTCCTGCCCCCATCCAAACACACTTTTGAAGTTCGGGCTGAAACCGACTTGAAGGTCATCTGCAGAGCCATCCAGCGCTTCCTGCTGGCCTACAAA gaggAGCGCCGAGGGCCGACACTCATCGCCGTTCAGTCCAACTGGGAGCTGAAGAGACTGGCTGGTGAGGTTCCCGTCCTGGAGGAGTTCCCACTAGTGCCTGTGCGTGTGGCTGATAAGATCAGCTACGGGGTCCTGGACTGGCAGCGCTACGGAGCCCGGCGCATGATCCGGCACTACCTCAACCTGGACACTTGCCTATCACAGGCCTTTGAGATGAGCAG GTACTTCCATGTCCCCGTTGGGAACCTGCCTGAGGACATCTCTACCTTTGGCTCCGACCTCTTCTTTGCCCGCCACCTCCAGCGCCACAACCACCTGCTCTGGCTGTCTCCTACCCTGCGCCCTGACttgggtgggaaggaggctgaTGACAACCGGCTTGTCATGGAGTTTGACGACCAGGCCGCGATGGAGATCAACAGTTCAGGCTGTTACTCCACAG TGTGCGTGGAGCTGGACATCCAGAACCTGGCCGTCAACACCATCCTGCAGTCGCACCACGTCAATGACATGGAGGGGGCCGACAGTGTGGGTGTCAGCTTCGATGTGATCCAGCAGGCCTCCCTGGAGGACATGATCACCGGCAACCAGGCCGCCAGCGCCCCCGCCAGCTACGACGAGACGGCCCTCTGCTCGAGCACTTTCAG GATCCTGAAGAGCATGGTGGTGGGCTGGGTAAAGGAGATCACACAGTACCGCAACATCTACGCCGACAACCAGGTGATGCACTTCTACCGCTGGCTCCGGTCCCCGTCCTCGCTGCTCCACGACCCTGCGCTGCACCGCACGCTGCACAGCATGATGAAGAAGCTCTTCCTGCA GCTCATTGCTGAGTTCAAGCGCCTGGGGTCATCGGTGGTCTATGCCAACTTCAACCGCATCATCCTCTGCACCAAGAAGCG caTCCATTCTAAAGAGATCTTCCATTCTTTGACTATTTCTTTCTCTCGATGCTGGGAATTTCTTCTCTGGATGGACCCCTCTAACTATGGTGGAATCAAAGGGAATGTTCCATCTAGTATTCACTGTGGACAG CGGGACTCCCCCAAAGAGGGCAGAGccgaggaggagggggagcctgaagaggaggaggaggagcaggagcaggaggaggaaggcacACAGGAGCTGGATGTGGAGGACTTGCTGGAAAACAACTGGAACATCTTGCAGTTTCTGCCACAGGCAGCCTCCTGCCAGAGCTACTTCCTCATGATTGTTTCCG CCTACATCGTGGCCGTGTACCACAGCATGAAGGAGGAGCTGAGGCGCAGCACCCCAGGGAGTACCCCGGTGCGGAGGAGGGGGGCTAGCCAGCTCTCCCAGGAGGCCCAGGCGGGGGCCGGAGCCCTCCCCG GGATGATCACCTTCTCACAAGACTATGTGGCGAATGAACTCACTCAGAACTTCTTCACCATCACTCAGAAAATTAAGAAGAAAGTCACAGGCTCTCGGAACTTGACCGAGCTCTCAGAAATGTTTCCTGTCCTCCCCGGTTCTCACTTGCGGCTCAATAACCCTGCTCTGGAGTTCATCAAATACGTGTGCAAG